In one Rhopalosiphum padi isolate XX-2018 chromosome 3, ASM2088224v1, whole genome shotgun sequence genomic region, the following are encoded:
- the LOC132927687 gene encoding uncharacterized protein LOC132927687 isoform X2: MTYHIVIFKKENAVEVVPSHWLSKDGITCAWPHRNLDPKKQIEKKTNPNTSDFNWYDVRILAKDIASLKDAKIKCSKATFTSDLSENENKETRKFRCKILDDDDNSFHLKKKRKNLSAHIQPPKLSSPPKLIADTDNSDYDDSDTDRTFGLPIMNSCIKKSPIKHFEVKMSDKQQNMSKNNIYRSPSRKLSLDGPSSNIIKLNSPSSGKWKVIDINNSSSTKFSRRKLNFDSMSQNINGNCNSNRRVSQSPKHFENINTDLLKSPTGNWRINDHNIDDVATTQVDFNTSPMSCSLNTNEVLAIDGLKSTLINLTRSITNIKYDMKNCMIKIDRIENMLSDIHTNQNKSFSKEVNYFVNESIYKFPMTNIDELNMFEEKLGDIEFRQKVIHYLSRLERESVSDMTRQIMSKLFHNNLLSKFSYAGQKQKMVFATLHSCSIIFETVRIVHKHRNCTDQEILKPMKFFMANAKFREEKKQQKHHSF; this comes from the exons ATGACTTATCATatagtaatattcaaaaaagaaaATGCAGTTGAAGTTGTACCATCTCATTGGCTGTCAAAAGATGGAATTACTTGTGCTTGGCCACATAGAAATTTAGATCCAAAAAAacagattgaaaaaaaaacaaaccctAATACATCAGATTTTAATTGGTATGATGTTCGTATTTTAGCAAAAGATATTG CAAGTTTAAAAGAtgccaaaataaaatgtagtaaagCAACTTTTACTTCGGATTTAtcagaaaatgaaaataaagaaaCTAGAAAATTTCGATGCAAAATacttgatgatgatgataatagttttcatttaaaaaaaaaaagaaaaaatcttTCCGCACATATACAACCGCCAAAACTATCTAGTCCTCCCAAATTAATTGCTGATACag acaattcaGATTATGATGACTCTGATACTGACCGTACATTTGGTCTTCCAATTATGAATTCAT gtattaagaagtctccaataaaacattttgaagtaaaaatgagTGATAAGCAACAAAACAtgtcaaaaaacaatatttatcgaTCTCCTTCTCGAAAGTTATCTCTTGATg gaCCAagctcaaatattattaaattaaactcacCATCATCAGGAAAATGGAAAgtgattgatattaataattcaagttccacTAAGTTTTCAAGAAGAAAGCTAAATTTTGATTCAATGTCACAAAACATAAATGGGAACTGTAATAGTAATCGCCGTGTCAGTCAGTCTCCAAAACATTTTG AAAACATAAATACAGATTTGCTTAAGTCCCCTACAGGAAACTGGCGCataaatgatcataatattgATGATGTTGCTACTACTCAAGTTGATTTTAACACGTCACCCATGTCTTGTAGTCTTAATACTAACGAAGTCTTAGCTATTGatg gtttaaaaagtactttaataaatttgacTCGTTCTATTACAAACATCAAGTATGATatgaaaaattgtatgataaaaattgaTAGGATTGAAAATATGTTGAGTGATATtcatacaaatcaaaataaatctttCTCAAAagaagttaattattttgtcaatgaaagtatttataaattcccAATGACAAATATTGATGAGCTGAATATGTTTGAAGAAAAATTAGGTGACATAGAATTTCGTCAGAAAGTG aTACATTACTTGAGTAGACTAGAACGTGAAAGTGTTTCAGATATGACGCGACAAATAATGTCCaagttatttcataataatttgttatcaaaatTTTCGTATGCaggacaaaaacaaaaaatggtcTTTGCTACTTTACATTCCTGTTCTATcatatttg aaactgTAAGAATTGTACATAAACATCGGAATTGCACTGATCAAGAAATATTAAAGCCAATGAAGTTTTTCATGGCAAATGCAAAATTCAGAGAAGAGAAGAAACAACAAAAACATCActctttttaa
- the LOC132927687 gene encoding uncharacterized protein LOC132927687 isoform X1, with product MTSERTKRRRVKEELESMQFDLNFSKLQKKRQHTYCKEVNVNDDFITNNLHNKYYEENISTPICNSYKQNIEENCFSPGTTFCNFPENNAAFNEPIETINECDLFKRNLCQWAVNFNINHNALDGLLVILKNVSTLSQLPKDSRSILDTRKMNETQCLTTINPGLYYHFGLKSAILEHFKFISTNNIDVIKIVIGIDGLPISKSSASQLWPILGYIRPFKNSVFPIGIYWGHEKPEDSNLYLKQFCVEAKELLTNGVNINGVIFKVLIDGFSLDAPAKSFVLKVKGHSGYDSCTRCIEEGEYLKNRSCFPYTASSEKKRTHDDYISMKYEEHHVGNTISILSDLPGVNIVDAFALDYMHLVCIGIMKKLIQLWMNKGPLNVRIPSSVVKIISDQLVSFKKSVPCDFSRKPRALNELPRFKATELRQILLYTGQVVFKDSINSNCYMHFMALNIAMTILLSDNMKKKYIHFARNLLKYFVQNFENLYGRHFISHNVHGLLHISDDYTNFGPIDNISAFPFENYMKSLKKIIKKHDKPLQQIIKRFYEQKNVNTPKNTNTEIIFKNEHTNGPMLNDLIAPQFKIVHLLNTKIKTTCIADQFILTIDNNIMKVLNIAHTKDTNEVVFIGKIFQSKKPFYEEPLSSDTFNIYIIDNLSNELCWIPMKNFKKKVMLLEKCNETIALPIIHSINDD from the exons atgACAAGTGAAAGAACAAAAAGGAGAAGAGTTAAGGAAGAGCTAGAATCTATGCAGTTTGAtcttaacttttcaaaattgcAAAAGAAAAGACAACATACTTATTGTAAAGAAGTGAATGTGAATGatgattttattactaataatctgCATAACAAATACTATGAAGAAAACATCAGTACTCCaatatgtaatagttataaacaaaatattgaagaaaattGTTTCAGTCCTGGAACAACATTTTGTAAT tttcctGAGAATAATGCTGCATTTAATGAACCAATTGAAACTATTAATGAATGTGATTTATTCAAGCGTAATTTGTGTCAGTGGGcagtaaattttaacataaatcataatgctTTGGATGGattattggttattttgaaaaatgtgtcAACATTATCACAACTTCCTAAAGATTCACGTAGTATTTTAGATACCAGAAAAATGAACGAGACACAGTGCTTAACTACAATAAATCCTGGTTTATATTACCATTTTGGTTTGAAATCAGCTATTttggaacattttaaatttatttcaacaaataatatagatGTTATCAAAATAGTTATTGGCATTGATGGCTTGCCAATCTCAAAAAGTAGTGCAAGTCAATTATGGCCCATTTTGGGGTATATACGCCCATTCAAGAATTCTGTGTTTCCAATTGGTATATACTGGGGCCATGAAAAGCCTGaagattctaatttatatttaaaacaattttgtgtaGAAGCTAAAGAGTTATTGACAAATGGAGTTAATATTAATGGAgtgatttttaaagttttaatcgaTGGATTTTCTCTAGACGCCCCGGCTAAGTCGTTTGTGCTAAAAGTCAAGGGTCACAGTGGTTATGATTCGTGCACCCGGTGCATAGAAGAAGGcgagtatttgaaaaatagatcATGTTTTCCATACACAGCAAGTAGTGAAAAAAAACGCACACATGACGACTACATCAGTATGAAATATGAAGAACATCATGTTGGGAATACAATCTCAATTTTATCAGATTTACCTGGTGTAAATATTGTTGATGCATTTGCGTTAGATTACATGCATCTTGTTTGCATaggtattatgaaaaaattaatccaATTATGGATGAACAAAGGACCATTGAACGTTCGTATACCTAGTtctgttgtaaaaataatatcagacCAATTGGTATCATTTAAAAAGAGTGTCCCTTGTGATTTTTCCCGAAAACCCAGGGCCTTAAATGAATTACCAAGATTTAAGGCCACAGAACTGCGTCAAATCCTTTTGTATACTGGACAGGTCGTTTTCAAAGACAGCATAAACAGCAACTGTTATATGCATTTCATGGCACTTAACATAGCTATGACCATATTATTAAgtgataatatgaaaaaaaagtacatacATTTTGCTAGAAATTTActcaaatattttgttcaaaattttgaaaatctctATGGCAGACATTTTATTTCGCATAATGTTCATGGGCTTTTACATATCTCTGATGACTATACCAATTTTGGCCCTATCGACAACATAAGTGCGTTtccttttgaaaattatatgaagtccctcaaaaaaattataaaaaaacacgaTAAACCActacaacaaataattaaaagattctatgaacaaaaaaatgtaaatactcctaaaaatactaatacagaaattatttttaaaaatgaacacaCAAATGGACCTatgttaaatgatttaatagcaccacaatttaaaattgtccatttacttaatacaaaaattaaaacaacatgTATAGCTgatcaatttatattaactatagataataatattatgaaagtcTTAAACATAGCTCATACCAAAGATACCAATGAAGTAGTTTTTATTGGGAAAATATTCCAAtctaaaaaaccattttatgaAGAACCACTAAGCTcagatacttttaatatttatattattgataatttatctaATGAACTATGTTGGATTccaatgaaaaattttaaaaaaaaggttatgttattggaaaaatgtaatgaaacaaTAGCTTTGCCtattatacattcaattaatgatgattaa